Genomic segment of Pseudobdellovibrionaceae bacterium:
GTGGTCGACTGTATGAACCTAAAATTGTGATTTTTCCCAGCTTCGAATACGTTCCTTCTTGAATGTTGTAGGTGAGTCGAATGAGTCGATCTTGTTGAAAGTATTTTTTTTCATAAGTGACTTCGGTTTTGTTAAATCCCATCTCTGCATAAAGGCGTAAGATTAAACCTCTAAGATCTTCTTGAATGGAATAGGACGTGCTATTGAGCTCACTGAGATTAAAGGCCTCTTTAATCTTGGTGTCACTGATACTTGTGTTGCCGTTAAAGAGAACCAAATATTTTTGCTCGTCAGTGACATAAACCGTTTTATCTGTCAGATGAATATCAATTCTGGAGGTAAGATAACGTTCTTTTCTTAAGGCCACCATGACTCTTTGTTTGATCTCGTTGCTGTCATTGGTATTTAGTTTTTTGAGACTATCTTGGACAATCTTATACACGTCAGGGTTTTGAGTTTTCACAGACCAGCTTTTGGCCTGAGCACCACTCAAAAAAAGAAAAGTCACAAAGAGGAAGAATAGAGCTTTAAGGCCTCTATTCAAATTCAAAGCTGTACTGTACATCTACACCCATAACATTTTCTTCTAAAAAACGTCTTGTTCTTAATAATGTTGCGTCTTCAAGTTCGTAGTTCTCCCATCCTCCAATGATAGAGAAATTTTTGGTAAACTTGTACTCAATTTGTGTTGAGGTCCTTTTATTTGTTCCCAAGGTACGACTTCCAGTGGCTGAAAATTTAGGAGTGAATTTCTTTTGAATCATCACCTTAGGACTGACGTCCTGATCCTCAAAAGAAGAAGTGAAGTTGACCTGCACCCCTAAACGATCCTGTAAATCCCTTGCAAATTCATTTTGTAAAAAGATTCCGCCCAATTGGTATCCTGTTTGAGTCTGTTGACTGTCAGCACTGACTTCCTGTCCTGGGCGATAAGAATCTTTCACGCCTAGGGCGATCAAAGACAGGATTTGATTTTCAGATAAACTGGGTTGGCTGGAAAAGAACAGAGCAGGGGATTTGGCTGTACCCTGAATGATGACTTGAATGTCATAGTCTTTACCTAAAAGTTCATTATTGTCAGTGATACGAGTTTCGGCACTGATATTGAGCATAGCATGTTCTGCGGAAGTGCGATTAAAAGTGACTTGGCCCGAGTTGGCTTTAAAGCGCTTGTCCTGAAAGATCAGTTGCGAGTTAGGAGTCAGCTCCACACTTCCTGTGAGGATGGGAGCCGTGGGGCTGCCTTCAATGCGCAGATTTGCACTGGCTGTACCGTCGACCATAGAGTTTTTTACTTTTAAAGGCTGTTGGGTTTCTATTTTTACATCTAAGAGCAAGGGAGTACGTGCTCTGTTAGATTCGGGAATATGTTGGCTGATAGGAATGGAATACTTGGACCCATCGCCTTCTGTGAACTCCATTTCAAAAAAGCCATCAAAAATTTTAAAGTTACCACCTAGAGTGTAAGGGAAGTCATCGCCAGTAAAATAAAAATTACCGCTAGAGGTAGTTTTAACATTTTCTGGAATGTCTAAAGAGATACGATCTGTTTTACCAGCAAAGTTGACCTTTAAGCCATATTTTAAATCGATATATCCTGCTCCATCCACAGTACCACCTGCAAATTCACCGTGTGTGCCTTGGAATAAAATTTTTGTATTTTGCAATTCTAAATCTGAATGAATATTTTGAAAAGGATGTTTGAGGTTTTCAAGTTTGACAAACAGGTTTCGGATTTTTCCTCGTCCAGACATTTGAAACTCTGGAAAGACTCTAAACTGACTTTGAATTTCAACCATTCCGCGCGAGTCACTCAGATCGGGGATAAAAGCCCGTAAAAAACTTAAGTTTAAATTTCCTTTGGCAGTATGAAGATCGTTCCCGTTAAACTTAATATGAAAGACGTTTTCCAGCGCATCTTTAAGATGAATCTGCCCATCAATTTTACTTTTATTAAATTTGATTTCTGTGGGGACCACGGACTGTAGACTGTAGCTGCTTTCTTTACCCACAGTGATACTTTCTAAAGCTAACGATCCAGTAAGATTTTGTTTTACATTCCCATGGCTGATCAAATGAGAGGTGCCTGTGATATTGATCTGGGCCTCTGTTTCTGTCACTTTGCTGTTGAACATGGTTAAAAGGGCCATGGGATTAAAATTAGAGTACTCAGCAATGGCTCCAAGAGTGGCATCCTCGTGGTGAGGAATTAAGAATCGTCCCTTTGCTCGTCCATCAAAAAAAGTCCCTTCGTATTCTGAATAGTCCTTGTGAATAATAAAATCAAAGTCGGAGGACCCCATCTGTGTGGCGGTCTGCATGGATTTAGTTAAAGCATGACCACTAACTTGAGGCAGAAGGATATGGTCCTTAAGGTCGACCTTCACTGAGGCCATACCCTCTAAGTTGACCCCTAGTTCTTTAAAGAAATTGATGTTGGCAAGACTGATGGAATCAGCAAAAGCAATGATATCAATCATGCCCTTAGGGTCCACCTTGCCTTGGATGTTGAACTGATCAGATAAATAAAAGACGGAACTGTTGACATTAACCTGTCCTTTGTCCGCCTTAATATCAATGTTAAGATTTTGGTATCGGTCCTTGTGCAGAATACCGTTGTTAAACTTAGCTTGTAGATCATAACTCATGGCCCCTAGGTTGAGTGGACCGTGCAGATCAATGCTCACATCTCCTTCACCTGAAATGTAAATGGGGACTTCGGCGATATCTTTGATCGCAGTAAAGATATCTTGCACAAAAACTCGGTTGGCATTGGCCTTCACAGCAATAAGATCTGTTAAAAGGTCCAAATGGATGTCAGCATAGATCAAAGAGGAATTGATCTTTGACTGGGAGTTTTTAAAATACAGCTGTCCTTTTTCGTAAGAGACCTTGCTGATCACCGAACCTAGATTGTAGTCAAAAAAACTAAAGTCAGAAAAATCAGCGTTGATTTCAAACACACCCCATCGTGAAGCGCCTTGAGTGGAGCCCGAAATCTTGCCTACTCCTTCTAGAGGAATGTTGGCAAGATTATTGATATCTTTAAAACTCACGAGGTCAGAACTGTATCTGATGTCAAAGCCCTTGGAGTAATCGACAAAACCATGGGTTTCCGCCACCGACTCATTAAACTGATGTGAACTTTCAAAGGTCACGTTCTTTAAACTTAAAGTTCCACTTGTAGTGAATTTATGTGGAGTCAGATCCACGATGACATGTGAAGAGTCTCTGGCGTTGCTGGACCACACTTTGAGAGTGTCGATATTCCCACTCACTTGGCATCCCACTTCGGGGGAAGGATAAAGAGGTCCTTTGCATTTAGCTGTGCCCTTAAGGGGAGCTAAAAGTGGGATGTCTTTTAGACCCAGATTATGTGTTAAAAAATATCCCAGTTCAAGTTCTTGAACTTTAATATGTCCTTCCACAGAGGCTTTTTTTTGCTTGAAGTCCGCATGGATTAGAATCTTTTCTGCTAAAGCACTTAGTTTTTGATCGTTCAGTTCAAGCTTTAAAATTTGAATCAGATCTTTTTTGAAGGTTCCATGTACTTCTGCTTGCTCAACAGCAATGGTGTCTACCTTAAGCTGATTCCATTTGCTGCTAAAGCTCATTTTGGGAAAACCATCGGTTTCCATTTTGTTATATACAGAGAGTTGCAAAACGCCTTGCAAGGGAACTTCATCCCCTTTTATAAATTTTTGCATCAAAGGATTTAAGTCTTCAAGCTGGATACGACCTGTGACATTCAGGTCGGCGTTTAAGAGTTTTTCAGGGGCTTCCAAAAGCTGAGTGTTAAAAGGTTCGGACAGGCTCGCGCCCATTTGTAAATAAGACTTCGCAGTTCCAAGGGTGAAGTTGCCTAAGGTGATTTTATCAGAATAAAAATTCGCTTTTAAACTTTGTAATTTTGTTTTTGGGAACGCCTTGGCGGTGTCAGTGACAAAAGTGTTTTTTAATGTGACCTCAATGCTACTCCATTTTTTCTTTAAAGAGACATCTTCGACGGCAAATTCATAATCCAAAAATTTTACTTTTGTATCGTCAATCCCAATTGAGAAAAACGGCAGGGCACGTAAGTTTTCATAAGTGAACTCAGGTAAAGGTTTATCAGATTTGGTTTTTTGGGTGAGCACTTCCAGATCGGCTCCGCTGATTTGAATGTGATTCACTTTTAATTGTGCACTGAGCAGATTCACGATGGTGGGATACACGGCAATTCTTTGTATGGTGACCGATTTCACCTCTTGCACGTCTTTAAGTGAGGCGTGCACATCGTTAAGCCTTACATGTGGTGGAAGCAATTTGATTTTAACGCTTCGGATATCAAGGCTTTCCAGTTCGGGAATGGTGGCGGCCTCTTTTAAGATGAGAGCTTTGATCTTGGATTCAAATTGAGGTTTAACAGCAATAAATGCGATCAGCACCGCTAAAAAAAATAGGGCTAGGCTGATGATTTGCTTGTTACCCCACTTGGTCATGATGTTGCCACAGATTCAGGTAGAATGAAGTTTGTCTAAAATCAGGTTTGGTCTTTTGAATTGCTTTCATAATCTCAATAGCGTGTTTTTTGTCATTCAAGTACCATAAACAAATAGCATGATAGTAATAGAATGTAAAAATGCTATCAGACATTGTGCCCTGAGTTTCTTGATGTTTTCTGAGTTCGGCAAGTGCTTCTAAATAACGCTCAATTTTGATCAAATGTTCAATATACAGCCAGAAGTGCTGAGTTTTAAGTTCAGGATGCTGTTCAAAGATCTCAACCACAGTTTCATTTTCGTGAGCCAAAATGAAGGCTTCGATCAGATGGATCATATTCTCATCGTTAAAGCTGTCTTTAAAAAGATGATAGATAGGGGAGGTGGATTCTTTTTTAAATTCTAAAATGGATGGAGTGGCACTACGACTTTTTTTACGTTTAGAGTGGGTTTCAATGATTCGTGCGGCTTCTTTCTCGAAGAGCTTTTGTTTTTCATTCACAAAACGTGGATCATTAGGAAAAGCTTCAAGCAGTTTATCTAGAGTCTTTTTGGCTTCTTTATCAAGACGCTGAGTTCTGGCAAACTCCAGCTTATCCACAAGATCGGTCTTGATTTCGTTGTATCGTCTTTCAAAAATTTCTAGCTGCTGAGTTTTCGCTTCTTCAAACACTTTATCGTGAATTGTAAAAGGGGTGTTATGAGTTTTAACAATGTTAAGATAGTCATTGAGATCGACAAACACCTGTGCGTTCACTTCAGGGTTAGAATGTCTAAAAAAATGTACAAAATGAAAAAGAGCATTGCCAGGAATATTTCCAGGTTTGTTAAAACAACTGACTAAAAAAAACTTTAAAGCTCGATAATGTTTGACCTGCCATAAAAAAGTAGAAATCTGTGCTAATTCTTTTTTAGGAATCTGTTCGATGATGGAATCTTCAGTGATCATGGTTTGCAAAACATCAAAGACAGCATTTTCACTGAGATCGGTTTTTTTGATTTGATAAAAGAAGTCTTTCATGCCTCAACTATCGGCATTTCAGAAGTAAAAATTAACAAAGATTATAAATACTTAGGTGTTTTTTCTGAACCTAAAAAGTCCATTTTAAAAACCTGTAAGAGGGTGTTAAAAGTTGCAGGGACACATAGCTCTGAGTCTAGGAGTTTTTAGAGTCAGAGCTTAGGGGTTACTCCTTAGAAACGCGTTCGATGTAAAGCCCTTCGTTGGTATCGACTTTGATCAAGTCTCCTTCGTTGATATGCAAAGGAACTTGCACCACGGCCCCTGATTCTAAGGTGGCAGGTTTAGTCGTATTAGACACCGTATTGCCCTTTAGTCCAGGGTCAGTTTGAGCAATTCTTAGAACCACATGATTGGGCAGTTCGATAGAAATGGCACGCCCATTAAACAGGATCATCTGCACTTCAAGATTTTCTTTGAGGTAAAGTTTAGAGTCCCCCAAGACTTCGGAAGATAGGGCAAACTGTTCAAAGTTCTTTTGATCCATAAAGTTGTAACTGTCATCGGCGTACAAGTAAGACACATCACGATACTCGATATCGGGCACTTCAAATTTTTCGCCAGATTTAAACGTTCTTTCAAGGTTAGAGCCAGTCAGAATGTTTTTCAGTTTTGTGCGAGTAAACTGGTTCCCTTTACCAGGTTTAACGTGTTGAAAGTCCACAATGGCGTAGGGTTCACCATCAATTAAAATCTTTAAGTTCTTTTTAAAATCTGCTGTTTGATACATGCGGCTAAAGTAACACTGAAGCCTTGTGTTGGGAATGTAGAGTGAAGCATTTCATTACGGCGCGTTAGCTAAGATAAAATTCGTCGTGCCTCAATTCGATCATGAAGAGCACGTAATTTAGCTATTTTTTTAGACAGCACAACGTCGTTTTTCAATTCATTATAGTTAGTGCCATCACCTTGAAAGCGCTTTTCCACGTACTGTCTGCGTCTTAAGAACTCGGGCTCTTGTCCTAATTTGTTTATAGCCTCTTCAATACTTTCCAGAGCTTGAGTGAAGTCGCGACGAGCAATGTGAGCGTCAATCAAGGTGGCATACCGATCGACTTCATAACTGCGCGTCTTTTTGGCCAAGGGAACGGGAGATACGGCTTCCGTCTTTGGCGCCACTTGCGATGGGGAAGAAACAGTGTTGTGGTCCCCTTGGTCTTCGTAATCTGATGAGGCTTTTAGGGCCTCAAGTTTTTTAGTCATGGCTTTGGCTTTTTCGTCAAGCGGATCAAGGTACAAAGCCATTTTAAAAGCTTGTAAAGACAGGTCGATCTTTCCTGTTTCCAGGTAGCATTCCCCTAAAAGTTTATGGGCTAGCAGAAGTTCAGGGTTAAGTTCTGAGGCGTGTTTCAGTTCAGAAATGGCTTTGGGCCATAAGTTTTGCGCCATATAGATGCGCCCCAAGGTCATGCGCCCACTGGCAAATTCAGGATGAGCGCTGACTCCTTTAAGAGCAATGTCTAAGGCATGTTCAATCTGACCATTTTTACGATAAGCTTCAGCCAAGGGTGCAAAGACCTTAGAGCCAGGATCACGACGATAGAGATCCAGATACTTTTCGATTGAGTTTCTGTTTGACTGAGTCATCGTTTCCATTCTTACATCCTAAAAATTCAGTGGCAACGGGCAAATCAAGAAGCTCTTGATCCTTAGGCCGCTCCAGTCCATGATAGTCTACGTGGGCCAGATATGCAAAGTCAGGGTGCAACCATCATAGGCCTTTAACATCTTGGGGAGACACACATGCACGTTATACTAGGGATAGACCCAGGTTCGGTTCATTTGGGATACTCGGTATTAGCAGTGAATGACCGTCATGAAATTGGCCTTTTAGATTTTGGTGTCATCGAAAACCCGAAGTTAAGCTCCCTAGAGCGTTTGGGACTGATCCACAAAGAAATCAATGACTTGCTGCTTAAATATCAACCCCAAAGTGCGGCCATCGAAAAGGTGTTTTTGGGTAAGAATCCTCAAAGTGTTTTTCGTTTAGGTTTAGCAAGGGGCGCTGCTCTTGCCGCGCTTGCCGCTCATCAAGTCAGTGTGCATGAGTTTTCGCCTAAAGCGATGAAAAAGTATGTCACAGGTTCGGGTGTGGCCAGCAAAGAGAGTGTACTGATCGCCGTGCAACGTCTGCTGGGAATCCGCGCAGACATTCGTTATGATGCTGCGGATGCTATTGGTTTAGGCTATGTTTTGGCTCGACAGGTTATTGGCGCGCAAATGGGAAATCAATTTGTCATCAAGTAAAAACAAGTCAATAATGTCACCTGATAAAAAGGAGGCAGGCCTTGATTTCTATGCTCTCGGGTTTGGTTTTTGACCGCGACGAAGACAGCTTACACATTGAAACCCACGATATTGGCTATCAGGTGTTTGTGCCTCTGTCTTTATTGGCTCAGTACACTGTGGGGCAAAAGATCAAGCTTCGCATTTTTACACATGTCAGAGAAGATCTGATTCAGCTTTTTGGTTTTGAATCCAAAGTCCAAGAGAATATGTTTCGCAGTTTATTAAAAGTAAATGGCATTGGTCCGAAAGTGGCTTTGGGAATTTTATCCTCCGCCGACTCTGACCAGTTCAAGTCGATGATTGAAAGTAAAGACGTCAAAGCTTTAAGTCGTTTACCTAAAGTAGGAAAAAAGACGGCAGAACAAATCCTATTAAAACTAGGAGAGCTAGATTGGGAGCAGCGCCGCCAAAAAGAAGAGCCTGCCATTTTAGAAAATCCCGTAGCCAAAAAATTAAAACTTGCACTGGTGAATTTAGGTTTTTCTGCATCGGATGTGCATGACGTGGTGATGGGACTGGATTTAAAACAACCTTTTGAAGATAACTTTAAAAACAGTTTGGCTCAACTCAGTCAGATGTAAAACGCGTCCCAGAAGTGGAATGCCAAGATTTAACATAGAGGGTGTATTCAAATGCAAGACGAAGTGAAATGGACATCGGGGCACTTTAAAACCAGCACAGATCAGGGTGTGGATAAGGCTCTTAGGCCTCAAAAGTTTGAGGACTTCCCTGGGCAGTACACTGTAAAAGAAAAGCTTAAGATCTTTGTTCAAGCCGCCAAACAACGAGAGGAAGCCATTGATCATATTCTGCTCAGTGGCCCTCCAGGACTGGGTAAAACCACTTTGGCCCAGATCATTGCCAATGAAATGGGGGTGGCTTTTAAATCCACATCGGCTCCCGCTTTATCGCGCAAAGGGGATTTGGCTGCGATCTTGACAAGCCTTGCTCCCAATTCAGTTTTGTTTATTGATGAGATTCATCGTCTCAATAAAGACGTCGAAGAGTATTTATACAGCGCTATGGAAGATTACTTTATTGACCTGGTGACAGGTGAAGGTTTAGGGGCCCAAAGCATGCGCTTCCAACTTGTGCCTTTCACTTTGATTGGGGCGACAACGCGCGCAGGGCTTTTAAAGGCGCCGTTTCGTGATCGCTTTGGCATTCATGAAAGACTGCAATTTTATGATCTGATGTCTTTACAACAGATCATAAAGCGTTCATCGGATCTTCTCAATATCCCCATCAACGAGGCGGGAAGCCTTGAGGTGGCTAGAAGAAGTCGTGGGACTCCTAGGGTGGCTAACCGTTTTTTAAGACGCATTCGAGACTACGCAGAAGTGCAAAAGCAAGATGTGATTGATGAGATCTTGGCTGACTTTGCTTTAAAACATTTGGAAGTGGATGAGATGGGCTTAGAAAAAATGGATCGTCGTTATCTAGAGATCATAGCCCACAAATTTGCAGGTGGACCTGTCGGGGTGGATACACTTGCTGCGGCTTTGAGTGAAGAGCGCGACACCTTAGAAGAGGTCTATGAACCTTATTTGATCAAAGAGGGCTTTATTAAAAAAAGTTCACGTGGTCGTGAGCTGACCGACTTGGGACGCAAGTACATAGAAGATCGATCAGAAGATGAAAAGGACCTGTGAACAGGGCGTGTTGACGCAGAGGTGGCTTAAAGGCCGCAGCTTTTTAACACAACATTGCTTTTTGTCGCATTTTCTGGTTTTTTAAGCATTATGTCATTTCAAAGAACACTTAGAAAAGCAGTTGAAATTAAAGGTATTGGTTTGCACTCAGGCAAAGAGGCTACGGCTCTCTTTACACCTGCACCTGCCAACTCGGGCATCCATCTGATTCGTAAAGATTTAGAGGGTGATCCCACATTTAAATTAACTCCAGCACAAGTGATGGCCACAGATATGGCCACTACCTTGGGACTCACGCAAAAGACCTCAGTGTCTACAGTGGAGCATGCTCTGGCTGCCGTTGCCGCTTTAGGTTTAGACAATTTAAACATTGAGGTCTTTGGACCTGAGATGCCTATTATGGATGGCAGTGCGGCTCCCTTTTTTAAACAACTGCAAGCAGCAGGTTTACATGAGTATGTAGAGCCTAAGTTTTATTTTAAAATCGAAAAGCCAGTGAAAGTGGGCAACGATGAAAAGCATGCTTACCTTTTGCCCTACAGTGGGCTTAAGGTGACCAACACCATTGATTTTGCTCACCCCAGTATTGGTAAACAGTTTTTTGAATTTGAATTGAGTCCAAGGGCCTTTGAAGAGGACATCATGTATGCCCGAACTTTTGGCTTTATGAAAGATGTGGAAGCCTTAAGATCACGAGGGTTAGCCATGGGGGGCAGCCTAGAAAATGCGGTGGTTTTAGATGAGGAAAAGGTTTTAAACCCTGAAGGCTTACGTTTTCCTGATGAGTTTGTCAGACACAAGATTTTAGACACCATCGGGGACATGATGACCTTGGGGCATCCACTGCTAGGGCACATGGTGCTTTACCGTTGTGGGCATGACCTGATGAATCAACTGATGAAGGCTGTTTTGCAACAAGAAGACAGTTATAGGGTTTGCCAATTGACAGAAAACGACTATAACTCAGGGCAAGCCATGTTTGGCAAGGAGGAAGCATGATTATCGGTGTTCCAAAAGAGATTAAAATTTCCGAGAATCGCGTAGGGCTAACTGAAGCGGGTGTAAAACAACTAGTTTTAGAAGGACACACAGTTCTTGTAGAAAAAGACGCAGGATTAGGAAGTTTCATTAAAAATGAAGAGTACGAAAAAGCAGGTGCTGAAATTGTAGAAACTAAAGCAGAAGTCTACAAGCGCGCTGAAATGATCATCAAAGTGAAAGAACCTCTTCCAGATGAATATGATTTGATGCAAGAGAATCAAATTCTTTATACCTATTTGCATTTAGCTGCAGAACCACAATTGACCAAAGTTTTATGTCAAAGAAAAGTCAAAGCCGTAGCGTATGAAACCATTGAAGCTGCGGATGGATCACTGCCTTTACTGACACCCATGAGTGCCGTGGCAGGAAGAATGGCGACACAAATTGGAGCCTTCTATTTACAAAAAGACAAAGGCGGCAAAGGAATTCTATTAGGTGGAGTTTCTGGAGTGCAAAGAGGAAAGGTCACCATCTTAGGCGCAGGTGTTGTTGGGACTAACGCTGCAAAAATGGCAGTGGGTCTTGGTGCGGATGTGACGGTTCTGGATGTAAACCACAAAAGGTTAGAGTATTTAGATGACGTCTTCCAAGGACGTTTAAGAACACTTTATTCTAACGTGCAAAATATTGAAGAGGCGGTGGTGCAGTCTGATCTTGTGATCGGTGGAGTATTGATCCCTGGTCGTAAAGCTCCAAAACTTGTGAACAAAGACATGATCATGGCTATGAGTGAAGGCAGCGTTGTGGTGGACGTGGCTGTGGACCAAGGGGGATGTATTGAAACTTGCAAACCCACTTCACACACAGAACCTACATTCCAAGTGGGCGGCGTAATTCATTACTGTGTGCCTAATATGCCAGGTGTAGTTGCAAGAACTTCCACTTACGCTTTAACTAACGCCACATTTAGATACGGTTCTAAAATCGCAGAGATGGGCGTAGAAAAGGCTGTGGCTTCAGATCCGTTACTTTTAAAAGGATTAAATGTTTACAACGGTCATGTGACTTATGAACCTGTTGCTAGAGATTTAGAACTTGAGTATCGTCCTTACAAAGAACTTATTTAAAGTCATAATCAGTTAAGGTGGAAGATGAGGTGTCCCCACTTGTGGCTGTACACCAGCTTTCGCCCATGCTTTTTAAACCAAAGATCAGTTTTTGTATTATATGTATGACGTCGCAACTGTTTGCTCGCAATCAACATGTGAGCGGTGGTGGTGTGTCTTTTCCAAGCTTGCTTAGAGGTCTGAGAGGATAAGGCTCCGTGCTGACTTAAGGTTAAAATGTGATGAGGTGTTAGGGGGACTAGAGTATGTCCTCCCACCCAGAATTTCTTTTGATATAGAGAAACCGAAGATTGAATATGTAATGGACAACTCGGATTTTTCAGAAGATGAGCCAAATTTTTATTATTTTTAAACTCTGTCCAAAACGACGAACAAGAAGGGTTGAGCCACTTTTTATAAAACCAGGATAGATTTAAATGATGGCGATCTAGATGAGTCAGAAAAACTTGATTTGGAAACCTCTGACACAGAGACATGAGCTTTGGATCAAACCGTAAACGCTCACCACCCAGGTCTATATGCAAACACGTGTGATTCTGAATTAAGGTGTGCCACTGACCATAACCTGTATTCCAAACGATGTAATACTCAAAGGCATCATGCCCTATGCGTAGGGGTTGAAAACACAAGACATAAATCAAAATGAGAAAGAAATTTTTTAAGAAGTGATGTGCGCCGCTACGTTGCAGGCGCAGAATAGGGATCAAAGTTAAAAATATTATTCTTAACCCTTTATTTTTAAAGACCATAAATATATTTTTTGCGATGATACATGCGCAAAAATTCGCAAGCTTCAAAACACAGTACAGCAGAGACAAAATAAGAAAGGATATGCCAACGTGAGGGTTGGTACATTAAAAAATCTAATTGCGGTAAAGTGTTGGGGTGACTCACTAATAAAATCCAATGAAGACTCGATTGCAAATAGGTCAGCACAAAATCAAAAGCCAGAGCTATGGGTTGCAAGACTAGGGCAACAAGAGCTAAGCCCATGAGTAAGGGACTTAAAATAGGGGCTAAAAACATATTATTCAGAATAAATTGTGTCTGTTGAGCTTGCATCTGTAACAAGAGTGGAGACATGACGCCAAAAATAACAACATGAGTCCACCAAGATAGACCTGAAATGTAGGCTAGGCTGTAACTGGCTAAAACGCTCAGCTGAAAGGACAGAGAAAAAAGATCTGAAGGGAAAATAAAAAGATAGATGAGATTAGCCGCACTGACTCTCCTGAAGTGGGTCCACCCTAAAGAGTATTTTTGAGAACATGGAAGGAGTAGAATCTGTAGGGTGGCCCTCACAATAGGAGCTTCAAAGCCTGACATCAAAAGCATAAAAAGTAGAACAAGGGACTGTGTTCCTGTTTTGAATTTTAAAGGCGAACATCTTTTGACATATTTAAGTGCCAAGTAGACGTTAGAACCCGAGGCGACAAGAATATGAACCACCCCCATTTGGGTGAGTTGGGATTGGAGATTTGGGGCGTGAGATTCCTTAAAAGCGGCTCCACAGAAAAGGGCTTGAGCCACCTGATTGATCTGGGCAGGAGATTTAAAATAGTTGATGCAAATTTTTTGTGCAGGGCTTGTCCAGTCTCTGATTTTTTGACCTAGATTTAGAAAAATCAAAGCTAAAAAAATAAGCATTGCTAGGCAGAAAGGTGTTGATGATTTTTTAGGCATTTAAGCCTTGATATTCAAAATAAGTACTTAATATTAAAGGAGTTAGAGCTGAGCCTTGTGTAAATTGGCCGAAGGCCGATCACAGATTCTTAAATGGGCATAAAAATTTAGCTTAAAAATACAATAAACTTTAATATTTTCATATATTTACTTGATGGTTAAAAATCATGCAAATCGCTGAACTTCGCTACCAAGGTCCAGCACAAGGAGTTTGCATGGGGTATTTCCCCAAAAAATGTGGATAACTTTGTGAATGTAAAACTAGACCCTTATTTTGATTTTGCAACTGTGAGCATTTAAACTATTTTAAGAGGCTGCAACATGAAGTTACATACAGGCATTTTGGTGAGTTTAATCTTAGTAGGATCAACAGCTTATGCACAGAAGCGTCATAAACAATTTGGTCTAAAAGAAAAAGAAATTTCCAGAGCTTATAACAACTACTGGTCAACGCCTGTAGAGAATTGGTCCAACATCATCCGCCAACAGAACATAAGTACCTATTCAATTGTAAAAGGGGATACGCTTTCAGAGCTGAGCACGGTGCTTTTTGGTAATGAAAG
This window contains:
- a CDS encoding translocation/assembly module TamB domain-containing protein gives rise to the protein MTKWGNKQIISLALFFLAVLIAFIAVKPQFESKIKALILKEAATIPELESLDIRSVKIKLLPPHVRLNDVHASLKDVQEVKSVTIQRIAVYPTIVNLLSAQLKVNHIQISGADLEVLTQKTKSDKPLPEFTYENLRALPFFSIGIDDTKVKFLDYEFAVEDVSLKKKWSSIEVTLKNTFVTDTAKAFPKTKLQSLKANFYSDKITLGNFTLGTAKSYLQMGASLSEPFNTQLLEAPEKLLNADLNVTGRIQLEDLNPLMQKFIKGDEVPLQGVLQLSVYNKMETDGFPKMSFSSKWNQLKVDTIAVEQAEVHGTFKKDLIQILKLELNDQKLSALAEKILIHADFKQKKASVEGHIKVQELELGYFLTHNLGLKDIPLLAPLKGTAKCKGPLYPSPEVGCQVSGNIDTLKVWSSNARDSSHVIVDLTPHKFTTSGTLSLKNVTFESSHQFNESVAETHGFVDYSKGFDIRYSSDLVSFKDINNLANIPLEGVGKISGSTQGASRWGVFEINADFSDFSFFDYNLGSVISKVSYEKGQLYFKNSQSKINSSLIYADIHLDLLTDLIAVKANANRVFVQDIFTAIKDIAEVPIYISGEGDVSIDLHGPLNLGAMSYDLQAKFNNGILHKDRYQNLNIDIKADKGQVNVNSSVFYLSDQFNIQGKVDPKGMIDIIAFADSISLANINFFKELGVNLEGMASVKVDLKDHILLPQVSGHALTKSMQTATQMGSSDFDFIIHKDYSEYEGTFFDGRAKGRFLIPHHEDATLGAIAEYSNFNPMALLTMFNSKVTETEAQINITGTSHLISHGNVKQNLTGSLALESITVGKESSYSLQSVVPTEIKFNKSKIDGQIHLKDALENVFHIKFNGNDLHTAKGNLNLSFLRAFIPDLSDSRGMVEIQSQFRVFPEFQMSGRGKIRNLFVKLENLKHPFQNIHSDLELQNTKILFQGTHGEFAGGTVDGAGYIDLKYGLKVNFAGKTDRISLDIPENVKTTSSGNFYFTGDDFPYTLGGNFKIFDGFFEMEFTEGDGSKYSIPISQHIPESNRARTPLLLDVKIETQQPLKVKNSMVDGTASANLRIEGSPTAPILTGSVELTPNSQLIFQDKRFKANSGQVTFNRTSAEHAMLNISAETRITDNNELLGKDYDIQVIIQGTAKSPALFFSSQPSLSENQILSLIALGVKDSYRPGQEVSADSQQTQTGYQLGGIFLQNEFARDLQDRLGVQVNFTSSFEDQDVSPKVMIQKKFTPKFSATGSRTLGTNKRTSTQIEYKFTKNFSIIGGWENYELEDATLLRTRRFLEENVMGVDVQYSFEFE
- the efp gene encoding elongation factor P, producing the protein MYQTADFKKNLKILIDGEPYAIVDFQHVKPGKGNQFTRTKLKNILTGSNLERTFKSGEKFEVPDIEYRDVSYLYADDSYNFMDQKNFEQFALSSEVLGDSKLYLKENLEVQMILFNGRAISIELPNHVVLRIAQTDPGLKGNTVSNTTKPATLESGAVVQVPLHINEGDLIKVDTNEGLYIERVSKE
- a CDS encoding tetratricopeptide repeat protein, with amino-acid sequence METMTQSNRNSIEKYLDLYRRDPGSKVFAPLAEAYRKNGQIEHALDIALKGVSAHPEFASGRMTLGRIYMAQNLWPKAISELKHASELNPELLLAHKLLGECYLETGKIDLSLQAFKMALYLDPLDEKAKAMTKKLEALKASSDYEDQGDHNTVSSPSQVAPKTEAVSPVPLAKKTRSYEVDRYATLIDAHIARRDFTQALESIEEAINKLGQEPEFLRRRQYVEKRFQGDGTNYNELKNDVVLSKKIAKLRALHDRIEARRILS
- the ruvC gene encoding crossover junction endodeoxyribonuclease RuvC: MHVILGIDPGSVHLGYSVLAVNDRHEIGLLDFGVIENPKLSSLERLGLIHKEINDLLLKYQPQSAAIEKVFLGKNPQSVFRLGLARGAALAALAAHQVSVHEFSPKAMKKYVTGSGVASKESVLIAVQRLLGIRADIRYDAADAIGLGYVLARQVIGAQMGNQFVIK